The stretch of DNA CAGCAGCACGTCATCGAGGTCCACGTTCCCGACATTGACCGACGGACCGAACTGCTCGACCAGCCGGATCATGGTCCGGTGCACCTCGAACATGTCGACGCCTTTCACCCACCACCCGGCCAGCTCGAAGATGAGCCGCTCGAGCGGCACTTCGCTGGCCAGGTGCCTGGCGCGGCCGAGATCGAACTGTCCGTTCTCGATCAAGTCGGTCGCCTCGACGTATACCTTCTCCACCCCGGATTCCAGACAGTCGTGGATGTCGCGGATCATGTCGGCCACCGTTGTCCGCTCGACCTCGCTTCCGACCTCTCCGAAGACCCGGAAGCCGTGATCGCGGGCCTTCCCGATGAGGCCTTTGATGGCGGCGCGTGGCAGGAGACCACGGTTGTTCGACACCTCCACGTGCTCGAATCCGAGGTCGGCCGCCGC from Candidatus Methylomirabilota bacterium encodes:
- a CDS encoding phosphosulfolactate synthase is translated as MNTRAFDSVPVAGGRPKPRDTGLTMVLDWGRPNAYLEDWLRLADEYVDIGKVAIGTGRFYPESYLREKVEIYRRHGVHPCPGGNFLEHAAAKGKAEEFLKAAADLGFEHVEVSNNRGLLPRAAIKGLIGKARDHGFRVFGEVGSEVERTTVADMIRDIHDCLESGVEKVYVEATDLIENGQFDLGRARHLASEVPLERLIFELAGWWVKGVDMFEVHRTMIRLVEQFGPSVNVGNVDLDDVLLLECVRRDLE